One Phaseolus vulgaris cultivar G19833 chromosome 4, P. vulgaris v2.0, whole genome shotgun sequence DNA window includes the following coding sequences:
- the LOC137837075 gene encoding uncharacterized protein, translated as MMSHCVFPVDPATPSPFFHSKVGKPWSQRFALSVRPMHPKRVSSACRVRATLGDADKSIGIPRQWYNVIADLPIKPPPPLHPQTFEPIKPEDLSPLFPDELIRQEITSDRFIDIPDEVLDVYKLWRPTPLIRAKRLEKLLDTPARIYYKYEGVSPAGSHKPNSAVPQAWYNLQEGVKKVVTETGAGQWGSALSFACSIFGLECEVWQVRASYDSKPYRRLMMQTWGAKVHPSPSMITEAGQRLLQQDPSSPGSLGIAISEAVEVAAKNADTKYCLGSVLNHVLHHQSVIGEECIKQMEAIGETPDVIIGCTGGGSNFAGLSFPFLREKLNKKINPVIRAVEPSACPSLTKGVYAYDYGDTAGMTPLMKMHTLGHDFIPDPIHAGGLRYHGMAPLISHVYDLGLMEAISIPQTECFQGAIQFARSEGLIPAPEPTHAIAATIREAIRCRESGEAKVILTAMCGHGHFDLPAYEKYLQGNMVDLSFSEEKVKASLANIPQVIP; from the exons ATGATGTCTCACTGTGTTTTCCCTGTTGATCCAGCtactccttcacctttcttccacTCTAAAG TTGGAAAGCCATGGTCTCAGAGATTTGCCTTGAGTGTTAGGCCAATGCACCCTAAGAGGGTTTCAAGTGCCTGCAGAGTGAGAGCAACTTTGGGTGATGCTGATAAATCAATTGGAATTCCACGCCAATGGTACAATGTTATTGCCGATCTTCCAATAAAGCCACCTCCACCGTTGCATCCTCAGACTTTTGAACCAATCAAACCAGAAGACTTGTCACCCCTTTTTCCTGATGAGTTAATCAGACAAGAGATAACCAGTGACAGATTCATAGACATACCAGATGAAGTTCTTGATGTTTACAAGCTTTGGCGCCCAACCCCTCTCATTAG AGCCAAGAGACTGGAAAAGCTTCTTGATACGCCAGCTAGGATTTACTACAAGTACGAAGGAGTAAGCCCCGCGGGATCACACAAACCGAACTCTGCTGTGCCACAAGCCTGGTATAATTTACAAGAAGGTGTCAAGAAAGTTGTGACTGAAACTGGTGCTGGACAGTGGGGAAGTGCATTGTCCTTTGCATGCAGCATATTTGGCCTTGAATGTGAG GTGTGGCAAGTACGCGCTTCTTATGATTCAAAACCTTATCGGAGGTTGATGATGCAAACATGGGGTGCAAAAGTGCATCCATCTCCATCTATGATCACTGAGGCTGGTCAGAGATTGCTTCAACAGGATCCATCAAGCCCAGGGAGTTTAGGCATAGCCATATCAGAAGCTGTGGAGGTTGCTGCTAAAAATGCTGATACAAAGTACTGCTTGGGGAGTGTACTCAACCATGTTTTACACCACCAGAGTGTTATAGGAGAAGAGTGCATCAAACAAATGGAAGCTATTGGTGAAACCCCTGATGTCATTATAGGATGTACTGGTGGTGGCTCCAACTTTGCAGGACTAAGCTTTCCATTCCTTAGAGAGAAGCTCAATAAGAAAATCAATCCTGTTATAAGAGCAGTTGAACCTTCAGCATGCCCTTCATTAACAAAAGGAGTGTATGCATATGATTATGGTGACACAGCAGGGATGACTCCATTGATGAAAATGCACACACTTGGGCATGACTTTATTCCGGATCCAATTCATGCTG GGGGTTTGCGTTACCACGGAATGGCACCATTGATCTCACATGTTTATGACTTGGGTCTAATGGAAGCAATTTCAATTCCACAAACAGAATGTTTTCAAG GTGCTATACAGTTTGCCAGGTCTGAAGGGTTGATACCAGCTCCTGAACCAACTCATGCCATAGCTGCAACCATTAGGGAAGCTATTCGTTGCAGAGAGAGTGGGGAGGCCAAGGTTATTTTGACAGCAATGTGTGGACATGGCCATTTTGATCTGCCAGCTTATGAAAAGTATTTGCAAGGTAACATGGTTGACCTCTCATTCTCAGAGGAGAAGGTTAAAGCTTCACTGGCCAATATTCCTCAAGTGATTCCTTGA